In Ralstonia pseudosolanacearum, the DNA window GCCGGAATATTTGCTGGCGCCGATGAGGGTGGACACCTCGGTTTCACTGGCCTTCGGCAGCAGGCGCGCCGGCAGGCTCAATGCGCCGCGCTTGCGTGGCGCATTGCCGGCCGGGGCGGGGGGCGGCTCGCCTGGGGCGGCGGAAGGTGATGGGGATCGTACGGGGGGCGTGTAGGGGGAGACGCGGAACGGGTTCGTCATGTGGGGGCGGACGGGGGCGTTCGATCGATCGTGCCGGAATCGGTCTGTTGTCGGGGCACTGGATCGATACTGGTTTGCCGAACCGTGCCCAAACATAGTGCCCCCGAACCGCGAACGCTTTGGGCGAAGCGCCCCCCGCCCACCTCGGGAAACTACTGATCCGTCAATGCGCCTCCCATTCGGTGCCGTCGTCCAGCTCGACCGTGAGCAACGAGATGGCCTCGATCAGGTCGCCGACGTCGTGCTCTTCGTCCATCGCATAGTGGAACCGGTAGATCAGCTGGCCCGATTGCGGGTGCCGCACGACCTGGCCCCGCGCGGCCCCGTCGACCTCCAGGCAGAGGCCGAGCAGCAGGTTCAGGGCGCGCACCACGTCCACCATGCCGGGAATGCCGAGCTCGAGGTACACCGCCAGCGCATCCGGCTCGTTATAGCTGTCATAGGCGAACCAGATGCGATAGCTGCCGATGCG includes these proteins:
- a CDS encoding type III secretion system chaperone family protein, which translates into the protein MPSAETGHPTPLEDDEPLDGQSLRIGSYRIWFAYDSYNEPDALAVYLELGIPGMVDVVRALNLLLGLCLEVDGAARGQVVRHPQSGQLIYRFHYAMDEEHDVGDLIEAISLLTVELDDGTEWEAH